In Topomyia yanbarensis strain Yona2022 chromosome 2, ASM3024719v1, whole genome shotgun sequence, one DNA window encodes the following:
- the LOC131680219 gene encoding uncharacterized protein LOC131680219 translates to MPGKKPCPPPEQSCPLCNSPDNSMMVSGDECLMWYHFDCVGVTHDIANHEWRCSKCRSVPAPTDDEPDADNVPPIPTSPQVSFSANGKQTDEGAPTSQLPAELQLQLLEEECALERRFLRRKYQLMMTIGAATAGADTTILRPQHHSSPLPPRPSAPILHPEDHLLETATANEAALLNQSQIAARHAVSKELPIYSGNPEEWPLFIATFENTTRLCGYTSEENMARLQRCLKGKALEAVRCQLLHPSNLGHVMSTLKMLFGRPEIIVYSLVQKINQIPSPRADKLNSIVDFALAVRNMVATVQACNLEEHLCNISLLQNLVDRLPPMIKLTWATHRQNLRRITLTEFSDWLYTLAEAASMVTVPFLPNVTENNSRRGRKDDGFINAHSVNALESLSSEPACAECTICQGSCTSVESCKQFARSDHSARWALLREHKLCRCCLRAHRGLCKFGKPCGKNGCLYKHHRLLHNDAKDKYDNAQLTQTQANVNSPSNPVSNDFACNTHRVNGRSVLFKYLPVTLYNQGLSINTYAFIDCGSSLTLLEESLATELNLHGEKHPLCLRWTAYTCRYEDSSIKITMDISGSRSSSRKYLLSDVYTVKELNLPTQSLSAEELSRKYSHLKGIPVDSYVDVQPRILIGMNNIRVVHPLRSREGNEHEPIAAKTRLGWMVYGTSLIHAAVAGPARSYHICSHSYNDNVPTDNYLDAAVKNYFALESLGIVKPEKALLSSEDERAMKSLRCNTILKNGRYQTSLLWKYDDVRFPDSKPMAIRRHHCLMKRLQREPKLGNILQNKIADYITKGYIRKLTPDESMMPTDRVWYLPIFPVFNLNKPGKVRIVWDAAATVGGVSLNSVLLKGPDLLTSLPSVLYKFRERRVAICGDIREMYHQVLINDAD, encoded by the coding sequence ATGCCAGGGAAAAAACCTTGCCCGCCTCCAGAACAAAGCTGCCCTCTTTGTAACTCTCCTGACAACAGTATGATGGTCAGCGGCGATGAATGCCTTATGTGGTACCACTTCGACTGCGTAGGTGTGACTCATGACATAGCGAATCATGAGTGGAGATGCTCGAAATGCCGGAGTGTTCCAGCTCCTACGGATGATGAACCCGATGCGGATAATGTGCCACCTATACCCACCTCGCCACAGGTATCGTTTTCAGCTAATGGAAAACAAACAGACGAAGGCGCTCCAACATCCCAGTTGCCAGCAGAGCTGCAACTGCAACTGCTTGAGGAAGAATGCGCACTTGAGAGAAGATTCCTTCGAAGAAAGTACCAACTAATGATGACGATCGGAGCTGCAACAGCGGGTGCTGACACCACGATTCTTCGACCCCAACATCACTCATCTCCTCTACCACCGCGTCCAAGCGCTCCCATACTTCATCCCGAGGATCATTTGCTCGAAACAGCCACAGCGAATGAAGCAGCATTGCTTAATCAAAGCCAAATCGCTGCCCGCCACGCTGTTTCTAAAGAGCTTCCTATATATAGTGGTAACCCTGAAGAATGGCCCCTATTTATCGCTACCTTTGAGAATACAACACGATTGTGCGGGTACACATCCGAGGAAAACATGGCTCGGCTGCAGCGATGCCTTAAAGGTAAAGCTCTAGAGGCCGTCAGATGCCAGCTTCTACATCCTTCGAACTTGGGTCACGTGATGTCGACGCTTAAGATGCTATTCGGTCGGCCTGAAATCATTGTCTACTCATTAGTGCAGAAGATAAACCAAATACCATCACCAAGAGCGGATAAATTGAATTCGATAGTTGATTTCGCTCTAGCGGTACGTAATATGGTGGCTACAGTGCAGGCATGCAACCTAGAGGAACACCTCTGTAACATCTCTCTCCTGCAAAACCTAGTGGATCGACTGCCGCCGATGATTAAACTCACCTGGGCAACCCATCGCCAAAACTTGCGGCGGATCACACTTACCGAGTTCAGTGACTGGTTGTATACTCTAGCAGAAGCTGCCAGTATGGTGACAGTGCCTTTCCTACCAAATGTCACCGAAAATAATTCTCGGCGGGGAAGAAAAGACGACGGATTTATTAACGCTCATTCCGTAAACGCGCTAGAATCACTATCAAGTGAACCGGCATGCGCCGAATGTACTATTTGCCAAGGAAGTTGTACGTCAGTGGAGAGTTGTAAACAGTTTGCGCGTTCAGATCACTCCGCTCGGTGGGCCCTTCTGCGGGAACACAAGCTATGTCGCTGTTGCTTACGAGCTCATAGAGGTCTATGTAAATTTGGGAAACCATGCGGAAAAAACGGCTGCCTTTACAAACACCACCGTCTGCTTCATAACGATGCCAAAGATAAATACGACAATGCCCAGCTTACCCAAACACAAGCAAATGTGAACAGCCCTAGCAATCCGGTTTCCAATGATTTTGCCTGCAATACTCACCGTGTGAACGGAAGGTCCGTGTTATTCAAATACCTTCCCGTGACGCTGTATAACCAGGGATTATCCATAAACACCTACGCCTTCATAGACTGCGGATCATCCCTAACCTTGTTAGAGGAAAGCCTTGCAACTGAGCTTAACCTTCACGGAGAAAAGCACCCGCTATGCTTGCGCTGGACTGCCTATACCTGCCGCTACGAGGATTCATCCATTAAAATCACGATGGACATATCGGGGTCCCGCAGCTCCAGCAGAAAGTACCTTCTTTCTGACGTCTATACAGTAAAGGAGCTAAATTTACCCACTCAATCCTTGTCAGCCGAGGAGCTTTCAAGAAAATATAGCCACCTTAAGGGAATACCAGTGGACTCATACGTTGATGTTCAACCCAGAATCCTTATTGGTATGAATAACATACGTGTCGTACATCCGCTGCGCAGTCGTGAAGGGAACGAACATGAACCGATAGCAGCAAAAACGCGTCTTGGTTGGATGGTTTATGGTACTAGTTTGATACACGCTGCCGTTGCTGGACCTGCTCGTAGCTACCACATATGCTCCCATTCATACAACGACAACGTTCCCACGGACAATTATCTTGACGCCGCCGTGAAAAACTACTTTGCTCTTGAAAGCTTGGGAATCGTCAAACCCGAAAAGGCATTGCTTTCTTCAGAAGACGAGCGAGCCATGAAGAGTCTTCGTTGTAACACAATATTAAAAAACGGTCGCTATCAAACAAGTCTCCTATGGAAATATGACGATGTGCGCTTTCCGGACAGCAAGCCAATGGCAATACGGCGACATCACTGCCTTATGAAGAGATTGCAACGTGAACCAAAATTGGGAAACATACTGCAAAATAAGATTGCTGATTATATAACAAAAGGATACATCCGAAAGCTAACACCAGATGAATCTATGATGCCCACAGACCGCGTATGGTATTTACCTATATTTCCGGTATTCAATCTAAATAAACCGGGTAAAGTACGCATCGTTTGGGATGCTGCAGCGACTGTTGGTGGGGTCTCATTAAACTCTGTTCTCCTAAAGGGACCGGATCTGCTGACATCCCTACCGTCAGTACTATACAAATTTAGAGAACGTCGAGTGGCGATATGTGGTGATATCCGCGAAATGTATCACCAAGTGTTGATAAATGACGCTGACTAA